One Coriobacteriia bacterium DNA window includes the following coding sequences:
- a CDS encoding methyltransferase domain-containing protein — MPIKKVNTEVLALLRCPICQSELHEDALALVCENNHSFDRSKLGYVTLLSGDAIQNTADNLDMVFCRQRFHTRNYYKPFAQKLADEVAAVVPSTGAIVADIGAGTGYYSAVLTRAIPGIEIVDFDLSKRALQRAVQLSSVITAIVADTWAGLPVKDEAFDALINVFAPRNAEDFARIVKPGGYVFVSTPTPKHLLEIREAAHLIRIGRQDSDKKADLREKMIPYFDLVKTETIEFPLAFDERSVYDLVMMGPNAYHTDGDELLHVIGELQRPIEATFSVDLHTYRKQI, encoded by the coding sequence ATGAGGATGCTTTGGCTCTCGTGTGTGAAAACAATCACTCTTTCGATCGCTCGAAACTCGGCTATGTGACGCTCCTGTCTGGAGATGCCATACAAAACACCGCCGATAATCTGGATATGGTTTTTTGTCGACAGCGTTTCCATACGCGAAACTACTACAAACCCTTCGCCCAAAAACTCGCCGACGAGGTTGCAGCGGTGGTGCCGAGCACGGGGGCAATCGTCGCAGACATCGGTGCCGGTACCGGATATTATTCAGCGGTGCTCACCCGCGCCATACCCGGTATCGAAATCGTTGATTTCGATTTGTCGAAGCGTGCCCTTCAGCGTGCGGTCCAATTGAGCTCGGTCATCACGGCGATCGTTGCCGACACCTGGGCGGGGCTTCCCGTCAAAGATGAGGCGTTCGACGCACTCATCAACGTGTTCGCTCCCCGAAATGCCGAGGATTTCGCGCGCATCGTCAAGCCCGGGGGATATGTTTTCGTTTCGACTCCGACTCCCAAACATCTGCTTGAGATTCGCGAGGCGGCCCATCTCATCAGAATCGGGCGTCAGGATTCCGATAAAAAAGCCGACCTCCGTGAAAAAATGATTCCGTACTTCGACTTGGTGAAGACCGAGACGATTGAGTTCCCGTTGGCCTTCGACGAGCGTTCGGTCTATGACTTGGTGATGATGGGTCCGAACGCCTATCATACCGACGGCGACGAGCTCCTCCATGTCATCGGGGAACTTCAACGCCCAATCGAGGCGACGTTTTCAGTGGACCTTCATACGTACCGCAAGCAAATATAG